Proteins encoded within one genomic window of Nordella sp. HKS 07:
- a CDS encoding tetratricopeptide repeat protein — MRKYVILSAIGLCAASAGFTAISTLPAFAVDNIEATGAPDLTSVRAKIAAKDYAAALAELRGLAEDNQQADVYNLLGFTLRKTGDYRTSLTYYTKALELQPDHKAAREYLGELYVETGDMAKAEEQVATLKNLCPAGCEELADLQKAIAAKTGN, encoded by the coding sequence ATCAGGAAATACGTTATTCTCAGCGCCATCGGCCTTTGTGCCGCATCAGCCGGCTTTACCGCGATCTCCACACTGCCGGCCTTTGCCGTCGACAATATTGAAGCGACCGGTGCACCCGACCTGACCTCGGTACGGGCAAAGATCGCCGCCAAGGATTATGCCGCGGCGCTCGCCGAGCTCCGCGGTCTCGCTGAGGATAACCAGCAGGCGGATGTCTATAATCTGTTGGGGTTCACGCTTCGCAAGACCGGCGACTACCGCACGTCGCTGACCTACTACACCAAGGCGCTGGAACTGCAGCCCGACCACAAGGCCGCCCGTGAATATCTGGGCGAGCTCTATGTCGAAACCGGCGACATGGCCAAGGCCGAGGAGCAGGTGGCGACGCTGAAGAACCTATGCCCGGCCGGCTGCGAGGAACTGGCAGACCTGCAGAAGGCCATTGCCGCCAAGACGGGCAACTGA
- a CDS encoding DoxX family protein, which translates to MDTVTSRRHLADLVLLLGRLLLSLIFLHEGLSLAASLCSTLASFSKLGLPMPVAFVVIALQLGAGLAIAAGLFARLGAIALALFCLATALLFHTNLSSQNELLHFEKDLAIAGGMFILAISGPGSLSIGGLIRSRSTALPPSVAALL; encoded by the coding sequence ATGGATACTGTCACAAGCCGGCGACATCTGGCCGATCTCGTTCTTCTTCTCGGAAGGTTGCTGCTGTCTCTGATCTTTCTGCATGAGGGTCTGTCGCTCGCCGCCAGCCTATGCTCGACATTGGCAAGCTTTTCCAAACTCGGCCTGCCGATGCCGGTGGCCTTTGTCGTCATCGCGCTTCAGCTCGGCGCCGGCCTGGCGATCGCGGCAGGCCTCTTCGCCCGGCTCGGCGCCATCGCTTTGGCACTCTTCTGCCTGGCGACCGCCCTGCTCTTCCACACGAACCTCTCGAGCCAGAACGAATTGCTGCATTTCGAGAAGGACCTGGCGATCGCCGGCGGCATGTTCATTCTTGCGATATCCGGGCCGGGATCGCTATCGATCGGTGGCTTGATCCGCAGCCGGTCGACAGCTTTGCCTCCCTCGGTCGCCGCGCTGCTCTAG
- a CDS encoding glycoside hydrolase family 26 protein codes for MIKCRKNAILMAARSCVLALSVAVSAVGMSRSVLADDVQAPGGVTDERPVITDSSIAFGAYDPHGDFSNDRNVKIEHLFLPWEDVDLSTLALADAYALQRGRSLMITIEPWSWSVDWRKSPDELLKGILAGSYDSNMAAVCSAAADLKSPVIIRWAQEMDDTSGQFTWSNWSPKNYVAAYQRMITECRKHLKTAQYMWSPKGNSNMQGYYPGDAYVDIVGLSVFGLQAYDKAHFDKERTFAEALEPGYRLAEGFDKPIVVSELGYEGDDAYACKWAKDVAKAHAQFPRLTAVVYFNDREVHPWPDNYGLPNWRIGDHRCSS; via the coding sequence ATGATCAAGTGCAGGAAAAACGCCATTCTGATGGCGGCGCGCTCATGCGTGCTGGCATTATCAGTCGCCGTGTCGGCGGTAGGCATGTCGCGTAGCGTTCTGGCCGACGATGTCCAGGCGCCAGGTGGGGTCACCGACGAGCGGCCGGTCATTACCGACAGCTCCATCGCGTTTGGCGCCTACGATCCTCACGGCGATTTCAGCAACGATCGCAACGTGAAGATCGAGCATCTCTTCCTGCCCTGGGAGGACGTCGATCTGTCGACCCTGGCGCTTGCCGATGCATATGCGCTGCAGCGCGGCCGGTCGCTCATGATCACGATCGAACCCTGGTCCTGGTCGGTCGATTGGCGGAAGAGCCCGGATGAACTCCTGAAGGGGATTTTGGCCGGTAGCTATGACAGCAACATGGCGGCGGTCTGTTCGGCCGCGGCCGATCTGAAGAGTCCGGTCATCATTCGCTGGGCCCAGGAGATGGACGACACCAGCGGCCAGTTCACCTGGTCAAACTGGTCGCCAAAAAACTATGTCGCGGCCTACCAGCGCATGATCACGGAATGCCGCAAGCATCTCAAAACGGCCCAGTATATGTGGTCGCCGAAGGGCAATTCCAACATGCAAGGCTACTATCCGGGCGATGCGTATGTCGACATCGTCGGCCTCTCGGTGTTTGGCCTTCAGGCGTATGACAAAGCCCATTTTGACAAAGAGCGGACATTCGCCGAAGCCCTCGAACCAGGTTATCGCCTGGCCGAAGGCTTCGACAAGCCGATCGTGGTGTCTGAGCTTGGCTACGAAGGCGATGATGCCTATGCGTGCAAGTGGGCGAAGGATGTCGCGAAAGCGCATGCTCAGTTTCCGCGGTTAACTGCCGTCGTGTACTTCAATGATCGTGAGGTCCACCCATGGCCGGACAATTACGGTCTGCCGAACTGGCGTATTGGCGATCATCGTTGCTCAAGCTAG
- a CDS encoding DUF995 domain-containing protein, with translation MNSANVGTNDVYCIGRRVVSGRRRLAVYACLGAFSLLAFAGGSRGAEAPPPNAKAMTATELYNLYRDKSWQWSDGAGLMQADGRRFTAWAGSGDKATWAEGRWTVNDKGRMCFKALWHSSSGVAPARTCFSHKRVGDTIYQKRDPSQNWYIFKHSPVAEGDEFNKLVSRDLVSLNLYKLRIAIKPATSRPKGKISRSKKK, from the coding sequence ATGAATAGTGCAAATGTCGGAACCAACGATGTATACTGTATCGGCAGACGTGTCGTGAGCGGGCGTCGCCGCCTTGCGGTATATGCTTGTCTTGGAGCCTTCTCGCTCCTTGCATTCGCAGGCGGCAGCCGGGGGGCGGAAGCGCCACCGCCCAACGCAAAGGCCATGACAGCCACTGAGCTCTACAACCTGTATCGCGATAAGTCCTGGCAATGGAGCGATGGCGCGGGCCTGATGCAAGCGGACGGACGCCGTTTTACGGCTTGGGCCGGATCCGGCGATAAGGCTACCTGGGCGGAGGGACGATGGACCGTGAATGACAAAGGCCGGATGTGCTTCAAGGCGCTGTGGCATTCGTCGTCCGGCGTCGCCCCTGCCAGAACCTGTTTCAGCCACAAGCGGGTCGGCGACACGATCTATCAGAAACGAGATCCGTCGCAGAACTGGTACATCTTCAAGCATTCCCCAGTCGCCGAAGGCGATGAGTTCAACAAGCTTGTGTCGCGGGATCTGGTTTCCCTGAATTTGTACAAGCTCAGAATCGCGATCAAGCCGGCAACGTCCCGTCCCAAGGGCAAGATCAGCAGGAGTAAAAAGAAATGA